One region of Aeromicrobium sp. Sec7.5 genomic DNA includes:
- a CDS encoding fumarylacetoacetate hydrolase family protein, with the protein MRIARFAADDDPRFGVVGEEDGTPTLAVLKGDPLYAGIELTGEKVPLDDVRLLAPVIPRSKVLGIGRNYAAHAAELGHDVPSEPLVFLKPNTSVVGPGDPIVYPRATKDLHFEGELAVVIGRICRDVPAADAAKVVFGYTVANDVTARDLQKSDGQWARAKGYDTFCPLGPWIETNLDTSNLRVRTTLNGETQQDGTTADMVFDVPAIIAHVSSFMTLLPGDVILTGTPEGVGPMQVGDSVSITVAGIGTLVNQVVSHD; encoded by the coding sequence GTGCGTATCGCCAGATTTGCCGCAGACGATGATCCCCGGTTCGGCGTCGTGGGAGAGGAGGACGGCACTCCCACGCTCGCGGTGCTCAAGGGCGACCCGCTCTACGCCGGCATCGAGCTGACGGGCGAGAAGGTCCCGCTCGACGACGTCCGCCTGCTGGCGCCGGTCATCCCGCGCAGCAAGGTCCTCGGGATCGGACGCAACTACGCCGCGCACGCGGCCGAGCTCGGCCACGACGTCCCGTCGGAGCCGCTGGTCTTCCTCAAGCCCAACACCAGCGTCGTGGGCCCGGGCGACCCGATCGTCTACCCGCGCGCGACCAAGGATCTCCACTTCGAGGGCGAGCTCGCCGTCGTCATCGGGCGCATCTGCCGCGACGTTCCCGCCGCCGATGCCGCCAAGGTCGTCTTCGGCTACACCGTCGCCAACGACGTGACGGCCCGCGACCTGCAGAAGTCCGACGGCCAGTGGGCCCGCGCGAAGGGCTACGACACGTTCTGCCCGCTCGGCCCCTGGATCGAGACCAACCTCGACACCAGCAACCTGCGGGTCCGCACGACCCTGAACGGCGAGACCCAGCAGGACGGCACGACGGCCGACATGGTCTTCGACGTCCCCGCGATCATCGCCCACGTCTCGAGCTTCATGACGCTGCTGCCCGGCGACGTCATCCTCACGGGCACGCCGGAGGGCGTCGGGCCGATGCAGGTCGGCGACTCCGTCAGCATCACCGTCGCCGGCATCGGCACCCTCGTCAACCAGGTGGTCTCGCATGACTGA
- the gltX gene encoding glutamate--tRNA ligase: MTDTVPATAPSKPVVARFCPSPTGNPHVGMARTALFSWAFARHHGGTFVFRIEDTDASRDNQESYDLLVDVMRWLGLDWDEGVEVGGDNGPYRQSERMDVYADVAQRLLDAGLAYRAYDTAEELEERRDAARAEGRPSGYDGLHRDLTPEQQAAYEAEGRKPVIRFKMPAKDWTFDDLVRGPITFGADNVQDFVIVRANGQPLYTLTNPTDDAMMGITHVLRGEDILSSTPRQIALYEAFAEIGVGDGSTPRFGHLPYVMGQGNRKLSKRDPESNLLGYREQGFLPEGLLNYLALLGWSLPAVDGVERDVFSLADLVEAFDVSRVNPNPARFDLAKCEAINGDHIRLLPVEEVAERLLPYLQTAGLIGTPADDAQVALLAAATPLVHERIAKLTEAVDMLRFLFVDDDDFVVDEADAAKNLDEKGQATARAARDALAELQTWDTESIEAALRASLVDGLGLKPRLAFGPVRVAVTGSRISPPLFESLELLGRSRTLARLSAAL, from the coding sequence ATGACTGACACCGTCCCCGCCACCGCCCCGAGCAAGCCGGTGGTTGCGCGCTTCTGCCCCTCGCCCACGGGCAACCCGCACGTCGGCATGGCCCGCACCGCGCTGTTCAGCTGGGCGTTCGCGCGCCACCACGGCGGCACGTTCGTCTTCCGCATCGAGGACACCGACGCGAGTCGCGACAACCAGGAGTCGTACGACCTCCTGGTCGACGTCATGCGCTGGCTCGGTCTCGACTGGGACGAGGGCGTCGAGGTCGGTGGCGACAACGGCCCGTACCGCCAGAGCGAGCGCATGGACGTCTACGCCGACGTCGCGCAGCGCCTGCTCGACGCCGGCCTGGCCTACAGGGCCTACGACACCGCCGAGGAGCTCGAGGAGCGCCGCGACGCCGCGCGCGCCGAGGGGCGCCCCAGCGGCTACGACGGCCTGCACCGCGACCTGACGCCTGAGCAGCAGGCGGCGTACGAGGCCGAGGGCCGCAAGCCGGTCATCCGCTTCAAGATGCCCGCCAAGGACTGGACCTTCGACGACCTCGTGCGCGGTCCGATCACGTTCGGCGCCGACAACGTGCAGGACTTCGTCATCGTGCGTGCCAACGGCCAGCCCCTGTACACGCTGACCAACCCCACCGACGACGCGATGATGGGCATCACCCACGTGCTGCGCGGTGAGGACATCCTGTCGTCGACCCCGCGTCAGATCGCGCTCTACGAGGCCTTCGCGGAGATCGGCGTCGGCGACGGCTCCACCCCGCGCTTCGGCCACCTGCCGTACGTCATGGGCCAGGGCAATCGCAAGCTGTCCAAGCGTGATCCGGAGTCGAACCTGCTCGGCTACCGCGAGCAGGGCTTCCTGCCCGAGGGCCTGCTGAACTACCTCGCGCTGCTCGGCTGGTCGCTGCCGGCGGTCGACGGCGTCGAGCGCGACGTCTTCAGCCTGGCCGATCTCGTCGAGGCCTTCGACGTCTCGCGGGTCAACCCCAACCCGGCACGCTTCGACCTGGCCAAGTGCGAGGCGATCAACGGCGACCACATCCGTCTGCTGCCGGTCGAGGAGGTCGCGGAGCGCCTGCTGCCGTACCTGCAGACCGCGGGTCTGATCGGCACGCCGGCCGACGACGCTCAGGTCGCCCTGCTCGCCGCGGCCACGCCCCTCGTGCACGAGCGGATCGCCAAGCTCACCGAGGCCGTCGACATGCTCCGGTTCCTGTTCGTCGACGACGACGACTTCGTGGTCGACGAGGCCGACGCCGCCAAGAACCTCGACGAGAAGGGCCAGGCCACGGCGCGCGCCGCCCGCGACGCGCTGGCCGAGCTGCAGACCTGGGACACCGAGTCGATCGAGGCGGCGCTGCGCGCGTCGCTCGTCGACGGCCTGGGCCTCAAGCCGCGCCTGGCCTTCGGCCCGGTCCGGGTCGCCGTGACCGGCAGCCGCATCTCGCCGCCGCTCTTCGAGTCGCTCGAGCTCCTCGGGCGGTCCCGCACGCTGGCCCGTCTCTCCGCAGCCCTGTGA
- a CDS encoding acyl-CoA thioesterase, producing MSAFVHRLRVRYQECDPQGIVFNANYVAYVDVALTELWRGAFGSYDQVVAEHGIDLVVGSLTIDFRSSARPDDLIDIGLSLTAIGTTSMTWAIEIRRDDELLVEGSIRHVCVGATSMGKVPVPDRVRAVLTGAYGDRA from the coding sequence GTGAGCGCCTTCGTGCACCGCCTGCGGGTCCGCTACCAGGAGTGCGACCCGCAGGGCATCGTCTTCAACGCGAACTACGTGGCCTACGTCGACGTCGCCCTCACCGAGCTCTGGCGAGGAGCCTTCGGCAGCTACGACCAAGTCGTCGCCGAGCACGGGATCGACCTCGTCGTCGGCTCACTCACGATCGACTTCCGGTCGTCGGCGCGTCCGGACGACCTGATCGACATCGGCCTGAGCCTGACCGCGATCGGCACGACCTCGATGACGTGGGCGATCGAGATCCGACGCGACGACGAGCTCCTCGTCGAGGGATCGATCCGCCACGTGTGCGTCGGGGCCACCTCGATGGGCAAGGTGCCGGTCCCGGATCGGGTTCGCGCCGTGTTGACCGGGGCGTACGGCGATCGGGCGTGA
- a CDS encoding NYN domain-containing protein, translating to MEESRIAVLIDADNAPAKKIDAILSEVATVGVAHVRRAYGDWTNPTIGPWSKVLQDYAIAPIQQFAYTKGKNASDIAMVIDAMDILSTGTAQGFAIVSSDADFTPLVMRLRQSGAIVLGFGQEKTPNAFVNACTRFVYLERIGGEEADQERPEKRAGGTRMSGNEMRGNSRLVQMLRAAVDADADDHGWATLSAVGKQVRNQSSFEPRNYGYAKLISLLEEIDLFEIDKSTANVQLRRKEAPNQR from the coding sequence ATGGAAGAGTCTCGGATCGCCGTCCTGATCGACGCCGACAACGCACCCGCGAAGAAGATCGACGCGATCCTGAGCGAGGTCGCCACGGTGGGCGTGGCCCACGTGCGCCGGGCCTACGGCGACTGGACCAACCCGACGATCGGCCCGTGGTCGAAGGTCCTGCAGGACTACGCGATCGCGCCGATCCAGCAGTTCGCCTACACCAAGGGCAAGAACGCCTCCGACATCGCGATGGTCATCGACGCGATGGACATCCTCTCCACCGGCACGGCCCAGGGCTTCGCGATCGTCTCGAGCGACGCCGACTTCACCCCCCTCGTGATGCGCCTTCGCCAGTCCGGCGCGATCGTGCTCGGCTTCGGCCAGGAGAAGACCCCCAACGCCTTCGTCAACGCCTGCACGCGCTTCGTGTACCTCGAGCGCATCGGCGGCGAGGAGGCCGACCAGGAGCGCCCCGAGAAGCGGGCCGGCGGCACCCGCATGAGCGGCAACGAGATGCGCGGCAACTCCCGTCTCGTGCAGATGCTGCGCGCGGCGGTCGACGCCGATGCCGACGACCACGGCTGGGCCACGTTGTCGGCGGTCGGCAAGCAGGTCCGCAACCAGTCGTCCTTCGAGCCGCGCAACTACGGCTACGCCAAGCTCATCAGCCTGCTGGAGGAGATCGATCTGTTCGAGATCGACAAGTCCACCGCGAACGTCCAGCTGCGGCGCAAGGAAGCGCCCAACCAGCGCTGA
- a CDS encoding DNA-3-methyladenine glycosylase 2 family protein: protein MTDARDPQHERQYRAVQSRDARFDGVFFTAVRTTGIYCRPSCPAVTPRAHNVLFYRSAAAAHGAGFRACRRCRPDTVPGSPEWNHRADAVGRAMRLIRDGLVEREGVEGLAQRLGYSSRQVHRLLASEVGAGPLALARGARAHTARLLVETTSLSMADVAHAAGFASVRQFNDTMREVYGCTPTELRRRRVPGSAAGHLTLRLAVRQPFDGAGLIQFLEDHAVPGVEMVRDGTYARVVQLPHGPGVVELTPSGDHVLARLELTDLRDTAVAVERSRSLLDLDADPQAIDAVLGADPQLAVLVAEVPGLRLPGGFDPVETAVRTVVGQQVSVTGARTVLGRLADQLGQPVDLSLAAEHGLLRSFPTTEVLADLDPETLPMPRSRGRAVATIAGAVAAGELDLSPGADRVATRAALVALRGIGPWTADYVLMRGLGDPDVLLTTDLVLRRELDARGLTPEQTDRWAPWRSYAGLHLWRSATSPDRIPR, encoded by the coding sequence ATGACCGACGCGCGCGACCCGCAGCACGAGCGCCAGTACCGCGCCGTGCAGTCGCGCGACGCGCGGTTCGACGGCGTGTTCTTCACCGCCGTCCGCACGACGGGCATCTATTGCCGTCCGTCGTGCCCGGCCGTCACACCCCGGGCCCACAACGTCCTGTTCTACCGGTCGGCGGCTGCCGCGCATGGCGCCGGCTTCCGCGCCTGCCGCCGGTGCCGGCCCGACACCGTGCCGGGGTCGCCGGAGTGGAATCACCGGGCCGACGCCGTGGGTCGCGCGATGCGCCTGATCCGCGACGGCCTCGTCGAGCGCGAGGGCGTCGAGGGGCTCGCGCAGCGCCTGGGCTACAGCTCGCGCCAGGTGCACCGCCTGCTTGCCTCGGAGGTCGGCGCGGGTCCGCTCGCGCTGGCCCGCGGCGCCCGCGCCCACACGGCTCGCCTGCTCGTGGAGACCACGTCGCTCTCCATGGCGGACGTCGCCCATGCGGCGGGATTCGCCTCGGTGCGCCAGTTCAACGACACGATGCGCGAGGTCTACGGGTGTACGCCGACCGAGCTGCGCCGACGCCGCGTGCCGGGATCCGCCGCCGGGCACCTCACCCTGCGCCTGGCCGTCCGGCAGCCCTTCGACGGCGCCGGACTGATCCAGTTCCTGGAGGACCACGCCGTGCCGGGCGTCGAGATGGTGCGCGACGGCACCTACGCCCGCGTCGTGCAGCTGCCACACGGCCCGGGGGTCGTCGAGCTGACGCCGTCCGGCGACCACGTGCTGGCCCGGCTCGAGCTCACCGACCTGCGTGACACCGCGGTGGCGGTCGAGCGCTCGCGGAGCCTGCTCGACCTCGACGCCGACCCGCAGGCGATCGACGCCGTGCTCGGTGCCGATCCCCAGCTGGCCGTATTGGTGGCCGAGGTCCCGGGCCTGCGGCTTCCGGGCGGCTTCGATCCGGTCGAGACGGCCGTGCGCACCGTCGTGGGCCAGCAGGTCTCGGTCACGGGTGCTCGCACGGTCCTGGGCCGCCTGGCCGACCAGCTCGGGCAGCCGGTCGACCTGTCCCTCGCCGCCGAGCACGGGCTGCTCCGCAGCTTCCCGACCACCGAGGTCCTGGCCGACCTCGATCCCGAGACGCTGCCGATGCCGCGCTCCCGGGGCCGTGCGGTCGCCACGATCGCCGGCGCCGTCGCGGCGGGCGAGCTCGACCTCTCACCGGGTGCCGACCGCGTCGCCACGCGAGCTGCCCTCGTGGCCCTGCGCGGCATCGGACCCTGGACCGCCGACTACGTCCTGATGCGCGGTCTGGGCGATCCCGACGTCCTGCTCACGACCGACCTCGTCCTGCGCCGCGAGCTCGACGCCCGCGGCCTCACCCCCGAGCAGACCGACCGGTGGGCGCCCTGGCGCTCCTACGCCGGCCTGCACCTCTGGCGCTCCGCCACCTCACCCGACAGGATTCCCAGATGA
- a CDS encoding methylated-DNA--[protein]-cysteine S-methyltransferase translates to MTTRWMDSPIGGLRLHSSAGLLTAIEFGAEVRGERVPDPVLDATETQLSEYFAGDRQEFDLPLANDGTEFQQKVWGELRRIPFGETASYSEIAARLGYEPVVSRAVGAANGANPIPVVVPCHRVIGSDGTLTGYAGGVERKRILLDLERPGLF, encoded by the coding sequence ATGACGACACGATGGATGGACTCACCCATCGGCGGCCTCCGCCTCCACAGCTCCGCGGGGCTGCTCACCGCCATCGAGTTCGGCGCGGAGGTCCGCGGCGAGCGGGTTCCCGACCCGGTGCTCGACGCCACCGAGACCCAGCTGTCCGAGTACTTCGCGGGCGACCGCCAGGAGTTCGACCTGCCCTTGGCCAACGACGGCACCGAGTTCCAGCAGAAGGTGTGGGGCGAGCTGCGCCGCATCCCCTTCGGCGAGACCGCGAGCTACAGCGAGATCGCTGCCCGGCTCGGGTACGAGCCCGTCGTCTCGCGCGCCGTCGGCGCGGCCAACGGCGCCAACCCGATCCCGGTCGTGGTGCCCTGCCACCGGGTCATCGGCTCCGACGGCACGCTCACGGGCTACGCCGGCGGCGTCGAGCGCAAGCGGATCCTGCTCGACCTGGAGCGCCCCGGCCTGTTCTGA
- a CDS encoding IclR family transcriptional regulator, whose product MDNSSGVGVLDKAALVLAALEPGPATLAGLVAATGLARPTAHRLAVALEHHRLVARDMQGRFILGPRLGELASAAGEDRLLAAAGPVLARLRDITGESAQLFRRQGDHRVCVSAADRPTGLRDSIPVGSQLTMTGGSAAQVLLSWEDPERMNKGLLKATFSAAELAAVRRRGWAQSIGERESGVGSVSAPVRSPSGKVVAAVSVSGPLERLTRQPGRMHAPAVVAAGERLSQSLRRGL is encoded by the coding sequence ATGGACAACTCTAGCGGAGTCGGGGTTCTCGACAAAGCCGCTCTGGTGCTGGCGGCGCTCGAGCCCGGACCTGCCACGCTCGCGGGTCTGGTCGCCGCCACCGGTCTCGCCCGGCCGACGGCCCACCGGCTCGCCGTGGCCCTGGAGCACCACCGTCTCGTGGCTCGCGACATGCAGGGTCGCTTCATCCTCGGCCCGCGCCTGGGCGAGCTGGCCTCGGCCGCCGGCGAGGACCGCCTGCTCGCAGCCGCCGGCCCCGTCCTGGCCCGGCTGCGCGACATCACGGGCGAGTCGGCCCAGCTGTTCCGCCGCCAGGGCGACCACCGGGTCTGCGTGTCGGCCGCCGACCGCCCCACGGGTCTGCGCGACTCGATCCCGGTCGGCAGCCAGCTCACGATGACCGGCGGCTCGGCCGCCCAGGTCCTGCTGTCGTGGGAGGACCCCGAGCGCATGAACAAGGGCCTGCTCAAGGCCACGTTCTCGGCCGCCGAGCTGGCCGCCGTCCGCCGGCGCGGCTGGGCGCAGAGCATCGGCGAGCGCGAGAGCGGCGTGGGATCGGTCTCGGCCCCCGTCCGCTCCCCCTCGGGCAAGGTGGTCGCGGCGGTCTCGGTCTCGGGACCGCTGGAGCGCCTCACCCGCCAGCCCGGCCGCATGCACGCCCCGGCCGTCGTAGCCGCCGGCGAGCGACTGTCGCAGAGCCTGCGCCGCGGACTCTGA
- the leuC gene encoding 3-isopropylmalate dehydratase large subunit produces the protein MGRTLAEKIWDDHVVRSAAGEPDLLFIDLHLIHEVTSPQAFDGLRLSGRPVRRPDLTLATEDHNIPTTDLDKPIADLVSRTQVETLRRNAEEFGVRLYPMGNIDQGIVHVVGPQLGLTQPGMTIVCGDSHTSTHGAFGSIAFGIGTSEVEHVLATQSLSQAKPKMMAVEVTGELQPGTTAKDLILALIAQETTGGGQGYIVEYRGEAIRQLSMEARMTICNMSIEWGAKAGLIAPDATTYEYLKGRTHAPQGEAWDQAVAYWDSLVSDDDAYFDKTITIDASEVTPFVTWGTNPGQGVPLSASVPVPDEIEDANEKVAAERALEYMGLTAGTPMRDIAIDTVFIGSCTNGRMEDLRVVADIIKGRTVAESTRVLVVPGSVRVRLQAEEEGLDLVFKEAGAEWRGAGCSMCLGMNPDTLTPGERSASTSNRNFEGRQGKGGRTHLVSPEVAAATAVLGHLASPADLPDTVPAGV, from the coding sequence ATGGGCAGGACCCTGGCCGAGAAGATCTGGGACGACCACGTCGTCCGCAGTGCCGCGGGAGAACCGGACCTCCTCTTCATCGATCTCCACCTGATCCACGAGGTCACCAGCCCGCAGGCCTTCGACGGGCTCCGGCTCTCGGGCCGCCCGGTGCGTCGTCCTGACCTGACGCTGGCCACCGAGGACCACAACATCCCCACGACCGACCTCGACAAGCCGATCGCCGACCTGGTCTCGCGCACGCAGGTCGAGACGCTGCGTCGCAACGCCGAGGAGTTCGGCGTCCGGCTGTACCCGATGGGCAACATCGACCAGGGCATCGTGCACGTCGTCGGCCCGCAGCTCGGCCTCACGCAGCCCGGCATGACGATCGTGTGCGGCGACTCGCACACCTCCACGCACGGTGCGTTCGGCTCGATCGCGTTCGGCATCGGCACGAGCGAGGTCGAGCACGTCCTGGCCACGCAGTCGCTGTCGCAGGCCAAGCCGAAGATGATGGCCGTCGAGGTCACCGGCGAGCTGCAGCCCGGCACCACGGCCAAGGACCTGATCCTCGCGCTGATCGCGCAGGAGACCACGGGCGGCGGTCAGGGCTACATCGTCGAGTACCGCGGCGAGGCCATCCGCCAGCTGTCGATGGAAGCCCGCATGACGATCTGCAACATGAGCATCGAGTGGGGCGCCAAGGCCGGCCTGATCGCGCCCGACGCCACGACGTACGAGTACCTGAAGGGCCGCACGCACGCGCCGCAGGGCGAGGCGTGGGACCAGGCCGTTGCCTACTGGGACTCCCTCGTCAGCGACGACGACGCGTACTTCGACAAGACCATCACGATCGACGCCTCCGAGGTCACCCCGTTCGTCACCTGGGGTACCAACCCGGGCCAGGGCGTGCCGCTGTCGGCCTCGGTGCCCGTCCCCGACGAGATCGAGGACGCCAACGAGAAGGTCGCCGCCGAGCGGGCCCTGGAGTACATGGGCCTGACCGCTGGCACGCCGATGCGCGACATCGCGATCGACACGGTCTTCATCGGCTCGTGCACCAACGGTCGCATGGAGGACCTGCGGGTCGTCGCCGACATCATCAAGGGCCGCACGGTCGCCGAGTCCACGCGCGTGCTCGTCGTGCCCGGTTCGGTCCGGGTGCGCCTGCAGGCCGAGGAGGAGGGGCTCGACCTGGTCTTCAAGGAGGCCGGCGCCGAGTGGCGCGGCGCAGGCTGCTCGATGTGCCTGGGCATGAACCCCGACACGCTCACCCCCGGCGAGCGCAGCGCCTCGACCTCGAACCGCAACTTCGAGGGCCGCCAGGGCAAGGGTGGTCGCACCCACCTGGTCTCGCCCGAGGTCGCCGCCGCCACCGCGGTGCTCGGCCACCTGGCCTCGCCCGCCGACCTGCCCGACACCGTCCCGGCTGGAGTCTGA
- the leuD gene encoding 3-isopropylmalate dehydratase small subunit translates to MEKFTSHTGVAAPLRRSNVDTDQIIPAVYLKRVTRSGFEDGLFAAWRGDPDFVLNQPAYEHATVLIAGPDFGTGSSREHAVWALQNYGFKAVISPRFGDIFRGNSGKAGLLAAEVDEKVVQALWDFVAANPGASVTVDLESRTVSAGEGPDRIEDSFTIDDYTRWRLLEGLDDVAITLSHEDHIEAYEAKRLSFKPATS, encoded by the coding sequence ATGGAGAAGTTCACCTCGCACACCGGCGTCGCCGCCCCCCTGCGTCGCAGCAACGTCGACACCGACCAGATCATCCCCGCCGTCTACCTCAAGCGGGTCACGCGCTCGGGCTTCGAGGACGGCCTGTTCGCCGCCTGGCGAGGCGACCCCGACTTCGTGCTCAACCAGCCCGCGTACGAGCACGCCACCGTGCTGATCGCCGGTCCTGACTTCGGCACCGGGTCGTCGCGCGAGCACGCCGTGTGGGCGCTGCAGAACTACGGCTTCAAGGCCGTCATCAGCCCGCGCTTCGGCGACATCTTCCGCGGCAACTCCGGCAAGGCCGGCCTGCTGGCCGCCGAGGTCGACGAGAAGGTCGTGCAGGCGCTCTGGGACTTCGTGGCCGCCAACCCGGGTGCCTCCGTCACGGTCGACCTGGAGTCGCGCACGGTCAGCGCCGGCGAGGGCCCCGATCGCATCGAGGACTCCTTCACGATCGACGACTACACCCGCTGGCGCCTGCTCGAGGGCCTCGACGACGTGGCCATCACGCTGTCGCACGAGGACCACATCGAGGCGTACGAGGCCAAGCGGCTGTCGTTCAAGCCCGCCACGTCGTGA
- a CDS encoding lysophospholipid acyltransferase family protein, translated as MTRWVVRILRPLLMLITRRDWQGAEKLPQGGYVLAPNHISHVDPILLAHFMVDHGVTPRYLAKDTLFDVRLIGAIVRGAEQIPVHRSTAGAAESLRTAVESVQAGQVVTIYPEGTITRDPDLWPMSSRTGAVRVALASGRPLVPLAQWGAQDMLWPYSKRLRLLPRKTIHVHVGDPVDLTDFEGLELTEDLLHRATDRLVDALTAMLGEIRGELPRGARFDVRTLERPRSTLPDPTTNTEEH; from the coding sequence ATGACGCGGTGGGTGGTCCGGATCCTGCGCCCCCTCCTGATGCTGATCACCCGGCGTGACTGGCAGGGCGCCGAGAAGCTGCCGCAGGGCGGCTACGTGCTCGCCCCGAACCACATCTCCCACGTCGACCCGATCCTGCTCGCCCACTTCATGGTCGACCACGGCGTCACGCCGCGGTACCTCGCGAAGGACACGCTGTTCGACGTCAGGCTGATCGGTGCGATCGTGCGTGGGGCCGAGCAGATCCCCGTCCACCGGAGCACGGCGGGGGCCGCGGAGTCGCTCCGCACGGCCGTGGAGTCGGTGCAGGCCGGCCAGGTCGTCACGATCTACCCCGAGGGCACGATCACGCGCGACCCCGACCTCTGGCCCATGTCGTCGCGCACGGGTGCCGTGCGGGTCGCGCTGGCCAGCGGCAGGCCGTTGGTCCCCCTCGCGCAGTGGGGCGCCCAGGACATGCTGTGGCCCTACTCGAAGCGACTGCGTCTGCTGCCGCGCAAGACCATCCACGTGCACGTCGGCGATCCCGTCGACCTGACCGACTTCGAGGGCCTCGAGCTCACCGAGGACCTCCTCCACCGAGCCACCGACCGCCTGGTCGACGCCTTGACGGCGATGCTCGGCGAGATCCGGGGCGAGCTGCCGCGGGGCGCACGGTTCGACGTGCGGACGCTCGAGCGCCCCCGGTCCACCCTTCCCGACCCCACGACGAACACCGAGGAGCACTGA
- a CDS encoding NAD(P)H-dependent glycerol-3-phosphate dehydrogenase — protein sequence MATIAVMGAGSWGTAFALVLADAGNQVRIWGRRTELCEAISTTHENPDYLPGIALPESITASADAGEVLDGAEVVVLAVPSQQLRGNLDAWGKHVPDDAVFVSLMKGVELGTHLRMSEVIAEITGAGPERIAVVSGPNLAKEIAAREPAASVVACADEATAMRLQTICHSPAFRPYTNNDVVGCELGGTTKNIIGLAVGVAVGLGFGDNAKASIITRGLAETGRLGAALGADPMTFAGLAGLGDLVATCSSPLSRNRTFGEKLGQGLTVDEAAAQMRQVAEGVKSCTSVKELAAIHGVEMPIVDAVDALVQGTITPTELVKAMIARQTQPEVR from the coding sequence ATGGCCACCATCGCAGTCATGGGAGCAGGCTCCTGGGGAACGGCGTTCGCGCTCGTGCTGGCCGACGCCGGCAACCAGGTCCGTATCTGGGGTCGTCGCACCGAGCTGTGCGAGGCCATCTCGACGACCCACGAGAACCCCGACTACCTGCCCGGCATCGCCCTGCCGGAGTCGATCACGGCCTCCGCCGACGCCGGCGAGGTGCTCGACGGCGCCGAGGTCGTGGTGCTCGCGGTCCCGTCCCAGCAGCTGCGCGGCAACCTCGACGCCTGGGGCAAGCACGTCCCCGACGACGCCGTGTTCGTCAGCCTCATGAAGGGGGTCGAGCTCGGCACCCACCTGCGCATGAGCGAGGTCATCGCCGAGATCACCGGCGCCGGCCCCGAGCGCATCGCGGTGGTGAGCGGTCCGAACCTGGCGAAGGAGATCGCGGCACGGGAGCCGGCGGCCAGCGTCGTGGCCTGCGCCGACGAGGCCACGGCGATGCGGCTGCAGACGATCTGCCACTCGCCGGCCTTCCGGCCCTACACGAACAACGACGTGGTCGGCTGCGAGCTGGGCGGCACCACCAAGAACATCATCGGTCTCGCGGTCGGGGTCGCGGTCGGGCTGGGCTTCGGCGACAACGCCAAGGCGTCGATCATCACCCGCGGCCTGGCCGAGACGGGTCGTCTCGGTGCCGCGCTGGGGGCCGACCCCATGACGTTCGCTGGCCTGGCGGGCCTGGGCGACCTCGTGGCCACCTGCTCCTCACCGCTGTCGCGCAACCGCACGTTCGGCGAGAAGCTCGGCCAGGGCCTCACGGTCGACGAGGCTGCCGCTCAGATGCGTCAGGTGGCCGAAGGGGTGAAGTCGTGCACCTCGGTCAAGGAGCTCGCCGCGATCCACGGCGTCGAGATGCCGATCGTCGACGCGGTCGACGCCCTGGTGCAGGGCACGATCACGCCGACCGAGCTGGTCAAGGCGATGATCGCGCGTCAGACCCAGCCCGAGGTGCGCTGA